CGCAATCGCTGGCATTCCTTTTTTACCTGTTAATAAGTGGACGGATTTCAAAAAAATCAATAAGCAGCTAACTGATCCAAAAACGCTATCAAAAGCGAGAGAGCTTTATCAGACTATTATTTTTGATGAAGTATACACAAGTGCGCTTTACTGCCAAGATTATTTGTGTAAAAAATTTGGTGTTGAAACAATTGGTGACGGTAACGAAGGTTACGGACTCTGGAAAGAATATGAAACGGAGTATTGGACGGAAATCGATAAATTACTCAATAGCGGCTACACATTGATTTTTATCAGCCATGAAGAAACGACTAAAGAAGGGAAGAAAATCCCTAAAGGCGATAAACGTTCAATTAAACCAATTATTGATAATTCAGACGTTGTTGTGTATTTACAATCAAATGGTATTGACGAAAACAATAAAGTTATTAAATCATCGGCATGGTTCGCGGAAACGCCAGAATTTTTTGCTCGTTCTCGTTTCGATTATATGACAACATTTATCCCAGAATTTACGGCAGAAAATTTAGAAGCAGCTATTGCAGAAGGCATTCGCTTGCAAGAGGAAGCAGAAGGAATTGTAGCAGTAAGTTACAATGAGCAAAAAGAATCCTATCAATCAGAAGCGTTAGATTTTGACGCAATCTTTTCAGAAATCAATGAAATTGGAAATCGTTTGGCATCATCGGGTTATTTAGATGAGCTGTTGGAAAGTGTTGAAAGACATTTAGGCAAAGGAAAAAAAGTTGGCGATGTTAAGCCATCTCAAGTTGATTTGCTTTCATTATTATTAATTGAAGTTAAGGAATTAGCGGAAGAATTAAACGTTTAACATAAATAAAAATTTAAAATATACAAAAATAATGCGTAGTGTCTATTAGATACTGCGCAATTATTTTAGGGGTGATTATTATTTCTACGCCTACACAATTAAAATGCGCCTGGTGCGTTAAAGCAATTAAAAAAGATACGCTTTATGTAAAGCACAGCTCCAAAAAGTATTTTCACAACATGTGCTATGAAAAATATAAAATCAATGAAGCGGATCGAAAGGAATTGCTTGAATATATCATTGAATTACAGGGACATCGAAAATTAGATCCAAAAATATTTTCTCAAATAAAAGATTGGCAAGATAAATATAATTTTCAATATAAAGCCATTGAATTAACATTACGCTATTTTCACGAAATTAAAGGAAATTCATATGATGAAAAGGGTATTGGTATTGTTCCATATGTCTATGCAGAAGCAGAAAAATTTTTTGGCCGATTATTTGAAATAACTCAACAGATTAAAGAAACTGATTACAATCCTCAACATGAGACAGTCTATATTAATGATCCTCCAAAAAAAGTGAATAAAAAGCTAGTAAACATAGAGGAGATTACAGAATGACTAAACTTCAAGACAAACTAGCGATTACCCAGGTTTTAGCAGGATTAATGAAGCATCCAGAACGCACTTCAAGTAAAGCATATGACTTGTCTACAGATGATTTTGTCGAGAAAATGCATCAGATTATTTTTGGCGCAATTACAAACTTATATACAAATGAAGCTAAGAAAATAACCATACTAGAAATAGATGCATATTTGCAAAACTACACAGAACAATATCGAATTTTTAACGAGAATGATGGAATCGAATATTTAGAAGCAATACAAGAGTTTTCTGTAATAGACAATTTCGACATGCATTATCAGCGAGTAAAGAAGTTTACATTTTTGCGAGAATGTAAAAAAATCGGTATTGATATTTCAGATATTTACAATGAAAAACTGGTCGATTTAGCAGAAGAGGAAGAAAGAAACAAGCGCTTTGATAAAATGACGCTAACGGACATGGTAAAGCATGTAGAATTAAAAATCATTCTTATTAAAGAGCAATTTCTATCGAGTAATACATTTAGCGGTGGACATATATCTGAAAACGTTCAAGAAATTATTGATGCAAAAGAAGCATCACCAAGTTTCGGAGCACCGCAAGCCTCCTTATTTTTAAATACAATCTTTCGTGGCTCACGTAAAAGAAAATTCAACCTCAAACACGGTAACACTGGTGGAGGGAAGTCTCGTTTTGGAATGGCGAATATGGCAGCTAAAACTATTCCCGAAATTTGGGATAATAAAGAAAACAAATGGATCAAAACAGGTGCTAATAAACATGGTCTAATTATTTCAACCGAATTAGATGAAGAAGAAATTAAGCTTCCTTTTGTAGCCTACATTGCGAACGTTGATGAATCACTTATACATGAGAAAAAATTAACACATGAAGAAAAAGTGCGAGTTGAAAAGGCTGTAACTATTTTAGAAAAATCAAGCTTATGGTTTGAGGTGTTAAGTGATTTTGACATAGAGGATATAGAAACGACCATTATTAAACATATAAATTTACATGACGTAGAGTTTATTGAATTTGATTATATCCACACGTCTCTAAAATTACTCTCCGCGTTAGCTCAAAAAGGAGCTAGAAACCTACGTGAAGACCAAATTCTTTTAATTATTGCTATTAGTTTAAAAGAC
The sequence above is a segment of the Solibacillus sp. FSL H8-0523 genome. Coding sequences within it:
- a CDS encoding ATP-binding protein, whose amino-acid sequence is MTSFDIFNPQISTVAKGLEGKVITIVGSNNLGKTKQATRMERPYYIGFEKGLRAIAGIPFLPVNKWTDFKKINKQLTDPKTLSKARELYQTIIFDEVYTSALYCQDYLCKKFGVETIGDGNEGYGLWKEYETEYWTEIDKLLNSGYTLIFISHEETTKEGKKIPKGDKRSIKPIIDNSDVVVYLQSNGIDENNKVIKSSAWFAETPEFFARSRFDYMTTFIPEFTAENLEAAIAEGIRLQEEAEGIVAVSYNEQKESYQSEALDFDAIFSEINEIGNRLASSGYLDELLESVERHLGKGKKVGDVKPSQVDLLSLLLIEVKELAEELNV
- a CDS encoding DnaB-like helicase C-terminal domain-containing protein → MTKLQDKLAITQVLAGLMKHPERTSSKAYDLSTDDFVEKMHQIIFGAITNLYTNEAKKITILEIDAYLQNYTEQYRIFNENDGIEYLEAIQEFSVIDNFDMHYQRVKKFTFLRECKKIGIDISDIYNEKLVDLAEEEERNKRFDKMTLTDMVKHVELKIILIKEQFLSSNTFSGGHISENVQEIIDAKEASPSFGAPQASLFLNTIFRGSRKRKFNLKHGNTGGGKSRFGMANMAAKTIPEIWDNKENKWIKTGANKHGLIISTELDEEEIKLPFVAYIANVDESLIHEKKLTHEEKVRVEKAVTILEKSSLWFEVLSDFDIEDIETTIIKHINLHDVEFIEFDYIHTSLKLLSALAQKGARNLREDQILLIIAISLKDLCNKYDIHIESATQLNDNQNKDDNMDQSWIRGSKALADKIDGGYILLEIRPKDQKLIDAVYKSGKMVKFAVEPNISLNVYKSRGGKWKRIRVFGHFNTGTLRFQDLFCINYNGELISEIELKTISFNEPSGTEISKLLYDNDEDELPEFAED